A segment of the Terriglobia bacterium genome:
CTGCGATTGTGCCGAGGGCGCCCAGCACGAACACGCCAAACTGCTGTGGACGCATCTGCTGCCCCAGCCGCTCATCGATCGTGAGCATCGGCCGTGGCGCTACCGCCATGTCGAGCTGTTTGATCGCGCTCATTACCTCGCGAATTGCGACGCGCGGGTCTCCGGCCGCGTGCAGCACGATGGTTCGGCTGGCTCCGGCGGGGTTCTGAGCCATTGGCAGATACATCACAAGCGGGTTGAGCGTTTCCACGTCTGTGATTACAGCCGGCACGGCGCCTATGACCTGAAACACGCGGTTTGGCTGGCCCTTCCGGCTGCTTGGTTCGGTGATCCGCCGGCCTATGGGATCGCCCCCTGTTGCCAGCATGCTTGCGAACGATTCGCTTACAGTACATTGCCTACCCCGGCGGCCTTGAAATCGACGGATCTCAAAGGGAATGGCCTGCTTTCCCATCCGGGGACGTCTCCTTGGGCGTCCCCGGATGTAATCCCGCGCGGGACACCATGTTCAGGAGGCGTTCCATCCCTCTCCGGACAACCGGCATCGGCGCCCCGAAACTGAATCTTACGTAGGACCCGAGCCTCGGCGGGTCCATTCTTTGCTTTCCCGGATTGACATCAAAGAACTCTCCCGGGACCGTGATCACGCGCTCTTTCAGAGCCTCGCGAAAAAACCGGAATCCATGATTCAATGGGGGCGGCAGCTTTTCGACCGAGCCCCAGCAGTAGAACGTTCCCTCGGGATCGCGCGGGAAAAGCACCCCGATTTCTTTGAGGCGTCGGAGCATCAAGTCGCGTTTTGGTTTGAAGGCGGCCCGCATCGCCTCCGTCTCCCGACTGGCGTGGTCGGGCTCCACAAGGGGTACGGAGACCCGTTGGAGCCACCGCGGCGCCCCTCCGTCAATCGCGCTGCCGGAACGGGTCAGGATCTCAATCCAATCGGAAGGCCCCAGAGTCCAGCCGATGCGCCATCCCGGGTAACGATAATTCTTGGTGAGTCCATCGATCACCATCACCGGATCTCTTTCCACATCCTCGACACAGGCTGCTGCACTCACGGGAGCGGATCCGTTCCAGACGAAATGCGAGTAGAACTCATCCAGCACAAGTGCGGTTCGATGGCGCCGGGCGAGCAGGATCCAGCTTTCCAGTTCGTCATCCCGAATTACGCGTCCCGTGGGATTGCAGGGATTGG
Coding sequences within it:
- a CDS encoding pyridoxal phosphate-dependent aminotransferase translates to MAESLGPFRDVPYMGVIFVVAEAAKLGYYGEHPDWCNLGQGMPEVGPLPGAPDRVANITIAPEDHAYGPVAGLTELREAVAALYNRQFRRGMKSQYTAGNVAITAGGRLALTRVVWALGEIRIGYFTPDYTAYEDLLGGIPRVTPIHIPLQIEDGFAISSERLKSNILRHGLQCLLISNPCNPTGRVIRDDELESWILLARRHRTALVLDEFYSHFVWNGSAPVSAAACVEDVERDPVMVIDGLTKNYRYPGWRIGWTLGPSDWIEILTRSGSAIDGGAPRWLQRVSVPLVEPDHASRETEAMRAAFKPKRDLMLRRLKEIGVLFPRDPEGTFYCWGSVEKLPPPLNHGFRFFREALKERVITVPGEFFDVNPGKQRMDPPRLGSYVRFSFGAPMPVVRRGMERLLNMVSRAGLHPGTPKETSPDGKAGHSL